The genomic region GCAGTTCTTCAACAACATCATCAACAGTGACATAATTGTTCTGTGATCTGGCCAGCACAGATTCAGTGACACAGAGAACATCTCCATCATCCAGCAGTCCATCCTGTTCGCAGCGAACGAGCAAATCCATTATTTCTGTTTTCAGATCAACCTCCGGGGTGATTGCTCCCAGCTTCAGTCCAAAGGCCGATACACCTACATAATCCAGATTCATTATGGCAAACCTCCTAATATCTTAAAGAGCCTGATCTTCTGGAAATAAGTTCTTCGGATCTCTAATGTCAGTATACTATGAATCGATCTGGATTTAAACAGTTTATCTTTGTTTGCAGGAAATTTTTTTTATATTTCAACAGTGATTTGCTTGTGATTTAAAAATCGGATTATTATAATGATAGTAGAGGTTAGCCGGGTGGCGCTAATATACGATCAAAAATTTAAAAAAGTCCCACCAAAAATAGGATGGGACGCAGGCATGGTGATATAATGAACAGGACAATGGCTTTAAAGATCTTTTTGGCCGGCCTTTTATTCGCAATCATATATTTTTTCTGGGACAGCATGCGATTTTTGGACATTCGGGAAATCGTATTTGACGCAGAAAACCGTTTTAGAGGAACTATGGCTATTTTATTTCTCTTCGCCGCCAAATCGATCTTCTTTTTCCTGCCGGCTCCTCTTCTTTATATATTAGCAGGGATGCTGCTTTCAACTCCTCTGGCCTTCTCGCTGATCTGTGCCGGGCTCTTTCTGGAATTTTCCCTGACTTACTTTTATGGAGCCATGCTGGGCAGCGATTTCGTTGAGAAAATTTTAACCCGCAGTCAGCGTTTTCAAAAGCTGCTAAACTATAACCTGGAGAATGATTTAAAATTGGCTTTCACCCTGAGGCTCACCCCGATTAATCTGGAGGCTGTCAGCCTGGTCATGGGAGCAAGCGGCAGCAAATTCTGGAGGTTCATCGCCGCCTCGCTTATGGGAATAGTACCCAAACTGCTGGTTTATATTTTGATCGGCAATGCCATTGTTCACCCGATCACAGTATCTACCATAGCTTTATTTGTTATCATGCTGGGAACCTGGGCGGCTGTGGTCATAGTTCTGAACAGAAATTATGTTCTTCCGGAAAATACATCTCAAAAGCAGAAATAAAGAAAATGCTGATCCCAACAAATCAAACCTGTTCTTACTCGATTTTATTTTTTAAGAAGGCACCATAAATTCAGCCGCTCTATGCATTTCCTCTTCATTGGCTACCAGAAAAACCTGATTCCCGCTGTGAATTCTCCTGTGGCCCCGTGGTATAATCAGTTCATCTTCTTCCTTATTGTATATTCCGGCTATAACCACTTCATCAGGAAATTCATCCTGAGATGTTATTTCAGAAACTGTCATGCCGCAGATATGACTCTCTTCCGGAATCGTGATTATAGAAATCTCAGCCTTCCCATCTCCCAGAGAAGCCAGCCTGCGCACTTTGGGCTCCTCGATGTCATTGGCAAATTTGCCAACCATCATATCCATTACGCTGCCGATAGTGCTGGCCCCGGCGCTGCGATAAGCGCTTTCATATTCCGGATCCCGCATCCGGACCATAATTTTATCCACATCAAAATTATTGGCCAGCACTGTAAAGGCCAGATTATCGGCATCATTGCGCATCACAGCCACTGCAGCATCTGCTTTCTCTATCCCGGCATCTTTCAAAACACCAACCTTGGTGGCGCTGCCATGAACACTTACCGCTCCAAATTGACTGTAAATCTGTTCACAAACCTGCCGGTCAATGTCTATAACCACCAGATCATGTTCATTAGAAAGTTTTTTAATAAGATTTCTTCCTACAATACCTCCTCCTGCTATAACTATATACATTTTATTCACCTCCACAATAATTTGAAATATAAAACCAATCAGGTTCACATATTATTTTTTCCAGATATCCAGGCGGAACAGAGCTATTACCGGTATGATCTCCAGCCTGCCGGCCAGCATACCGAATATATAGGTGACCTTAACCACAGGATGAATCTCTATCATCTCCGCTACCGTTATGTAAGAGGGCCCTATATTATTAACCGCAGAAAACATACCGGAAAACGATTCTGCAATATTATGCGGGGAAAACACTGCAGTAATCACTCCACCCACCAGCAAAATAAAGAGCCAGGCAAAAAAGAGTCCGGCAATCTGTGAAACATCTTCCCAATCAATTTTTTCCTTTTCCAGCGTCACCGGCATAACCGAGCGGCGCGGCATACCTAAAGCTTTAATCTCCCGGGCAAAAAGCCTTCTTAAAATAAGAATCCGCAGCACTTTTACCCCTCCACCGGTTGATCCTACACAGCCGCCTATTAGCATCATAACCAAAAACAGCTGTCGGGCAGGAATGATAAAATACGGAGAGCCAATATATTGGGTTTCATATCCGGTTGTTGTCATGATGGAAATAACCTGAAAAAGGCTGGTCCGAAATACTGACTCTATATTTTGCAGGTATAATGCTACCTCTTCACTCAAAAATACTGAAACCATGATAATAACAGTAAAACCGGCAACTAATTTGCCATAAAATTTAAATTCAGGATTGCCCAGCACCTCGCGCCAGTTTTTCTGCAAAATGCGATAATGCATGAGAAAATTAGTCCCACTGAAAAACATGAAAATTATAAATATATATTCGATCAGCCTAAAATTGGCATAGCCCGCCTGCTGAAAATAGGCTATGCTGGCATCATAACGAGAAAAACCGCCCGTGGAAAGCGTAGTCATGGTATGAATAACCGCATCGAATAAACTCAACCCCGCCAGTAATAACAATATTGTTTGCAAAACTGATAGCCCTGCATATATAGACCACAAAATTTTGATGGTTTTAAATAAGTTAGGAACGGGCCGGCTGGAAGAAATTTTATGTGCTTCCGCTCCGAATAAATTCCAGGTAGCCCCTTCACTGCGAAAAGTTATTAGCAGAAAGAAAGACAAAATTCCCAGACCACCCAGCCACTGAATTAAGCTGCGCAGAAAAATAAGGGAGAGAGGATAGTTTTCCAGACCTGAAATTAATGTTATACCTGTGGTGGTAAAGCCACTCATGGCTTCAAAATACGCATCCAAAAAGCTGATATTAAAACCTAAAGTCAGGGGAATTGCTACCACAAATGAGGCTGTCAGCCAGCCCAGACCGGTGATTATCATACTGGCACTTATGTCTAAGCTTATATTTTTATGATGATAATAATGGGCAATATAGCCCAGGGATATTGCTCCCAATCCTGTAAATAAATAGATCAAAACCAGGCGAAAACTTTCCTGAAAATAAAGGCTTAAAGCCAGCGGAAAAAACATAAAGGCCCCCAGCAATATTAAAAGGTTGCCCAAAATATCTATAATCCCTTTCAACTTATCCGAGAGCAAATTTCAGCCTCCTCCCCAAATAACCAGTAAGCCTGATATAATTTTCACCTTTCTAAAGCCGGCAAAATTGGTTGTCCGTAAATTTTCATCCTGCCATTATATAAACTGAATATTGCCCAGATAACGCCAGCTTACCTAATTCATTATTTTTTTCGCCATTTTATCTCTCCTCCACAATAAAATTTAACCGATCATTATATCTTCCTGAGCATAGCGAAAGCTCTTTTTAGCTGAATTAATATTCCCCAGCGAGATAACCAGCGTAAGAGGTCCTATCCTACCTGTCAGCATTGTTAATATGATCATTAATCTTCCCGGCCGGCTCAATCCACCGGTTATACCCGTAGAAAGCCCTACTGTTCCGAAGGCAGAAACCGATTCAAAAAGCACATCTATAAACTCCGCTGATTCTGTAATAGAAAGTATTATTGTGCTCAGAATTACTATTACTGCCGAAATAAATACTATAGCCACAGCTCTATCTATTATCTCTTTATTCAGACGTCTTTCCAGAACATTGTAGTCATCATCCCCTCGCAGGAAAGAAACTACATTTGTAACTATAGCTCCCAATGTCGTAGTTTTAATCCCTCCCCCTGTAGAACAGGGCGAAGCTCCTATAAACATCAGAATAATGAGCAAAAATAATGTATTTACATTGAGAGCTCCAGTGGGTACAGTATTGAAGCCTGCTGTTCTGGGCGTCACTGACAGAAAAAAGGAAGCTGTCAACTTATCTGTAATTGCCAGATCTCCCATTGTGGCAGAATTTGTAAATTCAAAAGCAAAGACCAGAACCGAGCCGATAACCAAAAGCAAAACGGTTATCAAAATCACCATTTTACTATGCAGCGACAGCATTCTGAAAGAAAATTTTTTGCCTTTGACATTCCCCATAAGATCTCTAATTACTGTAAAGCCCAATCCGCCAATTATAATCAAAGAAGTGAAAATCAAATTTATTCCTGCATCTCCTGTAAAGGCCTCCAGACTGTTTCCAAATATATCAAAACCGGCATTACAAAAAGCTGACACTGCGTGGAAAATTGCAAACCATATAGCTCTCATAGTTTCCATTTGATTTTGAAAAGACAAAAAAAGCAAAAAAGCTCCGGCCGCCTCTACAGTAAATGTTAGTGCCAGCACATATCTTACCAGCCTGACCAGCCCTGAATATGTAAGGTTACCAATATCTTCTTTTATCAATAATCTTTCACTAAAAGTAATCCGTTTACCCACCAGCATAAACCCCAGTGTGGAAAGGGTCATAAAACCCAAACCGCCGATTTGGATTAAAATTAAAATAGTTATCTGGCCAAATAAAGACCAGTGACTGGCTGTATTGACTACAATTAAGCCGGTCACACAGACGGCAGAAGTAGCAGTGAATAAAGCGTTTAAAAATCCGGTTGACCCTTCCCCCTGCGTTGCTATGGGCAGAGAGAGTAAAATCGTTCCCAGCAAAATTACCGATAGATAACTAAAAATAATAATCCTGGGCGGATTTATCTTAATGGGTAGACGGGTAAAGGGGTCTATAATTCTCAACTGCAATCAACTCCTTTTCTGCACCAGCCTGGCTGTAATTCCTGATAGGCAGAATCAAACTGATTAATTCTGACTATTTTATGGATTCCAGCTGCTTATTCTCCCCTAGCAGCACCAGAACATCTCCCTCCCTGATTTTATTATTCCCGCCAGGTGTTAAATTTAATTCATCTCCCCGTTTTATCACCATAAGGTTGATATCATAATCGGATCTCAAATTAATTTCTTTGAGGGTTTTATCCACCATAAACTCCGGAGCAGTAATTTCTATTATACTGTGATCAGGAGAAACTTCTATATAATCCAGCATATTTTCTGAAAGGAGGTGTTCTGCTATCCGCTCTCCCATATCTCTTTCGGGAAACACCACCTCATCCGCCCCGACCCGGGTTAAAATTTTACCATGCATCTCATTAACAGCCCGGGAAAGAACTTGAGAAACTCCATGTTCTTTTAAAATTAGGGTCGTTAATATATTAGCATGAACATCATCGCCAATGCTAACAATCCCAACATCAAAATTTCCGACCCCCAGTGATTCCAGAACATCCCCATCTGCCGCATCCGCTTCAACAACGTGGGTTAATTCATCTCTGAGTTTATTGATTCTTTCCTCTTTTTTATCAATCGCTAGAACTTCATTACCGTTTTTCATCAAACTTCGGGCCACACTGGAGCCAAATCGTCCCAGGCCGATAACAACAAACTCTTTCACAGGAATTAACCTCCAGTTTTAAAATTTCTCCGGCGACTGCTGCAAATCTTCCTCCAGATCATCTTCCTCTACAACTTCACCTTCCAGCTGTATCTCTTCATCAATTTTCTGATCGTAACATCTAACCATCAGGACTGAAGTTTCGGCTTCCTCGGCCACAATGTCGGGAACAGAACCGAAGAGCATATTTTTCAATCTCCATTCTTTAGAAGCTCCCATGATGATTAAATTATAATCTTTATTATAACTCTCATTGATAATGCCTTCGACTACTTTATCGGCAAAAACAACCTTTATTTCTCCACTAACACTGCTATCTTCAAAGATATCTTTGACCTGTTTCCAGGCGTTTTCTTCCTCTTTTTGCGGATCTCCTCCGCGTTCGATAACTCTAAGGATGACCACCTCTCCCATATTTCCATAATTAGATGCCAATCTTTTTGCTACTTTCACACCCCAGTAAGCATGCTCGCTGCCGCGATAAGGAACAAGAATTTTGCGCGGCTCCTGCAGCCCATTATCCTTTAAAACACCTACAGGACAGGGGGCATTCTGCACCAATTTATTAACAAGACTCTCATAAATTTTAGCGGTGCTCATAGCTCCCTGCCAGCCCAGGAGGAGAAAATCTGTATTTTCATCTGTAATTAATTTATTTATAGTTTTGAATCTGCTGCGAGAGTAAAATATGCGGGGATTGATGATTATACCTTCTTTTTCCCCGAATTCAACAGCTAAATTAAGCAGCTGCTGATAGGTCTCATGTCTTTCCTGCAGAGTTTCCTCGCGATATTCAGCTATATCGAGAGGAGTCTGTTCAGGTACTCTAATCTAATTACATTAAGCAGAGTAATTTCTCCCTGCAGCTTTGTACTTTTCACCATGCCCGAAGAAATATTGAGCATGGCTTTTTCGTGAGCAGGGTTGGCCATAGGGGTGAGAACCCTGTAAATTTCTTTTTCCATTTCTTCTGGCTCTTCTTTTATTACAGTCTGCGCAGTGGAAGCTGCAGGAATTTCTTTTTTGAAAATTGAAGTTAATTGAGCCGGCTTTAAGCTGGAAAGAGCCCCTTCCAGCACAGTCTTATTTTTAGCCCAGGCAAAATACCAGACCAGGCTGAAGACCACAAGACCAACCGCAACGATCTGCGCAAGAATTCCAGCAAAAAATATCACTCCCAGCGAGGAAAGGCTTCCGATAATATGCAAATAGGGATAACCGGGAGAGCGGTAATCGGGATCATAACCTTCGGGTGGAGCCGTGCGCATGATCAAAACGGTAATATTAAGCAGCGAATAATTTAACAGCATCAAAACACTGGCCGAACTGGAAAGAAGTTCCACATCTGCTGTCACAATAAGAACAATCGTCAACAGACCGGTGAGCAATATGGGTCTATAAGGGGTCATATATTTATCATGAATTTGATTAAGCCAATCGGGGAATATATCATCCCGGCCCAGAGCAAAACTAATTCTGGAGGCAGCCAGAATACTGGCATTGGCAGAAGAAGCAGTGGCCAATAAAGCAGCAAAAGTGATGGCAGCCCCGCCGGCCAGACCGGAAAAAAGCCGGGCAGACTCCACTATAGGCGCATCATATCCTATAAGTTCATCGAGGGGCATTAAACCGGTGGTTACTGCCAGCACAAATGCATAAAGAACTGTCACTATAGCCACAGATCCTATAATCGCCCGCGGCAGAGTATATCCCGGTTCTTTGACCTCTTCCGCTACAGATGCAATCTGCACAAAACCCAAAAATGAAACAAAGATAATAGCAGTTGTTAAAAAGATGGGCTGAATACCATAAGGAGTAAAAGGCTGAAAAGTTGAGACATCAAAATGTAAAGACCCCCATACAACATAAATCAGTAAAATAGAAAGCAGTATTCCCACTATAATATTCTGGGTTTTGCCAGTTTCTTTGGCCCCAATATAATTTACATATGTAAAGAATATACCGGCCAAAACAGCTAAAATAATAGAATCAAGAGGCAAAAATAAATTAAGATATTCACCGAACCCCTGTAGATAAAATGCCACGGCAAAAGTGAGACTTAACCAGACTGATACCCCGGATATTGTTCCCATCATCCCTCCCATAGAACGGGAAATAAAAAAGTAGGCACCGCCGCTTTTGGGCATACCGGTGGCCAGCTCGGCGGTGCTGGCAGCTGTAATCATACACAACACTCCGGCCAATACATAGGCTAAAATAGCTGCCGGTCCGGATATCGCCAGAGCTGTGCCGGGTAGAACAAATATTCCCGCTCCAATCATGGTTCCAACTCCGATAGTTAATGCTTCTTTTAGCCCCAGCTCTTTTGATAATTCCCCCTCCGTACTAAAATCAGAAGTAGCTTCTCCTTCCATAATTTACCCCCACTATAATTTTTATTAAGTTGAAAAAAGCTAATTTTCAATTCCTATATGATGCTTAAATTTTTCAATGCCTTGTTTAGAGATTATACAACACCCCGGGCTGAATTTCAATAACTCAGAGGAGGAGGAGGAGGCTGCGGCGGCGGAGGCGGAGAAAAAGAGGAATAAGAAAAAGCAGCCGACGTTCATTTTTCCTGATCCTCTATCTGCAGCTGCATCCTCTCATTGAAATAGGTCCTGATGCCCAGTTTTATCATTAAAAAGACGGTCAAAGTAACAGAACCCAGTATTCCCAGCATAATAGCTATCTGATATCTTATAGCCAGCAGGGGATCGACCCCGGAAAGAATCTGTCCTGTCATCATACCGGGAAGCCAGATAATACCCATGCCCACCATTGAATTGATTGTAGGCAGCACAGCATTATAAAAGACTTGATTTGCCAGCTCATTGGTAGCCTGAGCGGGGGAAGCGCCCATCATCAAAGCATTTTCGATGCGGTGAGAATCGTCTTCTATTCGATTGACCAAATTTTCCACTCCCAGGGAAACCCCTGTCATGGAGTTGCCTATTATCATGCCAGCGATAGGTATAAAATAACGGGGGTAATACCAGGGAGAAAGCCTGATTACCATCAGCAGGAAAAAAAACAGAGTTGCCACAGAACCGACAATGATGGAAAGAACAGCTGTTTTTTTCAGGGGCCGGGAAAGATCTGTGCTTACTCTGGCAAAGATATTCTGCAGGGCAAAACCTATCATCAATGTCATTATTAAAAGAGTAATCACAGGATGGGGCATATCAAAAATAATTTCCAGTACATATCCCACTATAATCAGCTGCAGAGTCATGCGTGTGGCCGCAATCAAAATCTGTTTTTCACGACCGATTTTTTGTTTTTTTACTAAAATAATTAGAATTAATACAAATATGTAAGCAATCGCCATCTGTATCAGAGGTATATTTATAACTTCACCGTTAACTGCTGTTTCCATTATAGTATTTCCCCCCCTTCAACTCTCCATCCTCGATAATTACCTGCTGATCAGCTATTTTATTCGCAAACTCTGGAACATGAGAAACCATGATTATTCGGGTATCATTATCTTCAGCATAATTTTCCAGAAAATTTAGAAGATATTTCACATTGTCTGTATCCAGAGAAGCAGCTGGTTCGTCTAAAAGAAGAGTTTCCGGTTCAAGCATAAGCAGCCGGGCTAAAGCCACTCTCTGTTTTTCTCCTCCAGAAAGATTATCACAGCTTTCACTCAGATTTTTCCCCAGTCTCATCTTTCCCACAAGCCGTCTGTAATCGCCATCTTTGAAGCTGTCCTGACGGGCTAATTCTGCCGCCCTATTAAACTCTTCCCTGATAGTATCACCCAGCATGGCAGGATTTTGAGCGAGCATTTTTATCATCTTCCGCAATCCAAGAGGAGGATAATCCTCCAACTTTTTACCTTTATAATAGATTTCGCCATCATCAGGAGAAATTAAATTTATAAGTAGCTTTAAAAGCGTCGTCTTACCGCCTCCGCTGGGGCCGCTTATAACAGTAATTTTTCCTCTGGCTAAAGTTAAATCATCAATTCTAATAATATCTTTATAGACCACATTCTGAAGTTCAAACAATTTTCTTCTTCCCTCCTGCTTATTTATTCCTGAATTTCTTCAAAGAGCTCGGCTGCTTTTTTGCGGGCCTCTTCCAGTAATTTTTCGCCTTCCTGAGTTATGGAATAATATTTTCTAACCTTGCCATCCACCGTTTTCTCTTCGACCTCCAGCAAACCTTTTTCTTCCATTCCGTGCAATATGGGATAAAGAGTTCCCGAACTCATCTCATAACCATGACTTTTCAGCTCCTCTATCATCCAGAGGCCAAAAAAAGGTTCTTCCCGGGCATGATAGAGAAT from Halarsenatibacter silvermanii harbors:
- a CDS encoding TVP38/TMEM64 family protein yields the protein MALKIFLAGLLFAIIYFFWDSMRFLDIREIVFDAENRFRGTMAILFLFAAKSIFFFLPAPLLYILAGMLLSTPLAFSLICAGLFLEFSLTYFYGAMLGSDFVEKILTRSQRFQKLLNYNLENDLKLAFTLRLTPINLEAVSLVMGASGSKFWRFIAASLMGIVPKLLVYILIGNAIVHPITVSTIALFVIMLGTWAAVVIVLNRNYVLPENTSQKQK
- a CDS encoding potassium channel family protein → MYIVIAGGGIVGRNLIKKLSNEHDLVVIDIDRQVCEQIYSQFGAVSVHGSATKVGVLKDAGIEKADAAVAVMRNDADNLAFTVLANNFDVDKIMVRMRDPEYESAYRSAGASTIGSVMDMMVGKFANDIEEPKVRRLASLGDGKAEISIITIPEESHICGMTVSEITSQDEFPDEVVIAGIYNKEEDELIIPRGHRRIHSGNQVFLVANEEEMHRAAEFMVPS
- a CDS encoding TrkH family potassium uptake protein, with the protein product MLSDKLKGIIDILGNLLILLGAFMFFPLALSLYFQESFRLVLIYLFTGLGAISLGYIAHYYHHKNISLDISASMIITGLGWLTASFVVAIPLTLGFNISFLDAYFEAMSGFTTTGITLISGLENYPLSLIFLRSLIQWLGGLGILSFFLLITFRSEGATWNLFGAEAHKISSSRPVPNLFKTIKILWSIYAGLSVLQTILLLLAGLSLFDAVIHTMTTLSTGGFSRYDASIAYFQQAGYANFRLIEYIFIIFMFFSGTNFLMHYRILQKNWREVLGNPEFKFYGKLVAGFTVIIMVSVFLSEEVALYLQNIESVFRTSLFQVISIMTTTGYETQYIGSPYFIIPARQLFLVMMLIGGCVGSTGGGVKVLRILILRRLFAREIKALGMPRRSVMPVTLEKEKIDWEDVSQIAGLFFAWLFILLVGGVITAVFSPHNIAESFSGMFSAVNNIGPSYITVAEMIEIHPVVKVTYIFGMLAGRLEIIPVIALFRLDIWKK
- a CDS encoding TrkH family potassium uptake protein translates to MRIIDPFTRLPIKINPPRIIIFSYLSVILLGTILLSLPIATQGEGSTGFLNALFTATSAVCVTGLIVVNTASHWSLFGQITILILIQIGGLGFMTLSTLGFMLVGKRITFSERLLIKEDIGNLTYSGLVRLVRYVLALTFTVEAAGAFLLFLSFQNQMETMRAIWFAIFHAVSAFCNAGFDIFGNSLEAFTGDAGINLIFTSLIIIGGLGFTVIRDLMGNVKGKKFSFRMLSLHSKMVILITVLLLVIGSVLVFAFEFTNSATMGDLAITDKLTASFFLSVTPRTAGFNTVPTGALNVNTLFLLIILMFIGASPCSTGGGIKTTTLGAIVTNVVSFLRGDDDYNVLERRLNKEIIDRAVAIVFISAVIVILSTIILSITESAEFIDVLFESVSAFGTVGLSTGITGGLSRPGRLMIILTMLTGRIGPLTLVISLGNINSAKKSFRYAQEDIMIG
- a CDS encoding potassium channel family protein, coding for MKEFVVIGLGRFGSSVARSLMKNGNEVLAIDKKEERINKLRDELTHVVEADAADGDVLESLGVGNFDVGIVSIGDDVHANILTTLILKEHGVSQVLSRAVNEMHGKILTRVGADEVVFPERDMGERIAEHLLSENMLDYIEVSPDHSIIEITAPEFMVDKTLKEINLRSDYDINLMVIKRGDELNLTPGGNNKIREGDVLVLLGENKQLESIK
- a CDS encoding universal stress protein yields the protein MSTAKIYESLVNKLVQNAPCPVGVLKDNGLQEPRKILVPYRGSEHAYWGVKVAKRLASNYGNMGEVVILRVIERGGDPQKEEENAWKQVKDIFEDSSVSGEIKVVFADKVVEGIINESYNKDYNLIIMGASKEWRLKNMLFGSVPDIVAEEAETSVLMVRCYDQKIDEEIQLEGEVVEEDDLEEDLQQSPEKF
- a CDS encoding APC family permease encodes the protein MEGEATSDFSTEGELSKELGLKEALTIGVGTMIGAGIFVLPGTALAISGPAAILAYVLAGVLCMITAASTAELATGMPKSGGAYFFISRSMGGMMGTISGVSVWLSLTFAVAFYLQGFGEYLNLFLPLDSIILAVLAGIFFTYVNYIGAKETGKTQNIIVGILLSILLIYVVWGSLHFDVSTFQPFTPYGIQPIFLTTAIIFVSFLGFVQIASVAEEVKEPGYTLPRAIIGSVAIVTVLYAFVLAVTTGLMPLDELIGYDAPIVESARLFSGLAGGAAITFAALLATASSANASILAASRISFALGRDDIFPDWLNQIHDKYMTPYRPILLTGLLTIVLIVTADVELLSSSASVLMLLNYSLLNITVLIMRTAPPEGYDPDYRSPGYPYLHIIGSLSSLGVIFFAGILAQIVAVGLVVFSLVWYFAWAKNKTVLEGALSSLKPAQLTSIFKKEIPAASTAQTVIKEEPEEMEKEIYRVLTPMANPAHEKAMLNISSGMVKSTKLQGEITLLNVIRLEYLNRLLSI
- a CDS encoding ABC transporter permease, which translates into the protein METAVNGEVINIPLIQMAIAYIFVLILIILVKKQKIGREKQILIAATRMTLQLIIVGYVLEIIFDMPHPVITLLIMTLMIGFALQNIFARVSTDLSRPLKKTAVLSIIVGSVATLFFFLLMVIRLSPWYYPRYFIPIAGMIIGNSMTGVSLGVENLVNRIEDDSHRIENALMMGASPAQATNELANQVFYNAVLPTINSMVGMGIIWLPGMMTGQILSGVDPLLAIRYQIAIMLGILGSVTLTVFLMIKLGIRTYFNERMQLQIEDQEK
- a CDS encoding ABC transporter ATP-binding protein, coding for MFELQNVVYKDIIRIDDLTLARGKITVISGPSGGGKTTLLKLLINLISPDDGEIYYKGKKLEDYPPLGLRKMIKMLAQNPAMLGDTIREEFNRAAELARQDSFKDGDYRRLVGKMRLGKNLSESCDNLSGGEKQRVALARLLMLEPETLLLDEPAASLDTDNVKYLLNFLENYAEDNDTRIIMVSHVPEFANKIADQQVIIEDGELKGGKYYNGNSS
- a CDS encoding PadR family transcriptional regulator: MRKISLGFVRVHILYHAREEPFFGLWMIEELKSHGYEMSSGTLYPILHGMEEKGLLEVEEKTVDGKVRKYYSITQEGEKLLEEARKKAAELFEEIQE